The Arachis hypogaea cultivar Tifrunner chromosome 16, arahy.Tifrunner.gnm2.J5K5, whole genome shotgun sequence genome contains a region encoding:
- the LOC112756472 gene encoding uncharacterized protein produces MEEVVIIINDSKLISAVVPHCRICHEEEFESSTTLEAPCACSGTVKFAHRDCIQRWCNEKGNTICELCLQQYQPGYTAHPKKSHINDEAMSTRMEEEESNGRIEIMDEVEEQPECNAATQRSASCCRTIALAFTFVLLVRHIFAVLSSGTEDYPFTLVTVIILKASGIILPMYIIIRTIGAIHNSVQRHYGDYEYAISLSDTTDESESRRLDAYATSI; encoded by the exons ATGGAAGAGGTTGTGATCATAATCAACGACTCGAAATTAATATCTGCGGTTGTTCCTCACTGTAGAATATGTCACGAAGAAGAGTTTGAGAGCTCAACAACCTTGGAAGCACCATGTGCTTGTTCTGGAACTGTTAAG TTTGCTCATAGAGATTGCATACAGAGATGGTGCAACGAGAAAGGAAATACGATATGTGAATTATGTCTTCAG CAATATCAACCTGGATATACAGCACATCCTAAGAAGTCTCACATAAATGATGAAGCAATGTCCACTAG GATGGAGGAAGAAGAATCAAACGGAAGAATAGAGATAATGGATGAAGTGGAAGAGCAGCCAGAATGCAATGCTGCAACTCAAAGAAGCGCGTCTTGCTGTCGAACAATTGCATTAGCT TTTACATTTGTGTTGCTTGTAAGACATATATTCGCAGTGCTTTCAAGTGGAACGGAGGATTATCCATTTACACTTGTAACA GTTATTATACTAAAGGCTAGCGGAATAATTTTACCTATGTACATAATTATTAGAACGATCGGAGCCATTCACAACAGTGTTCAGCGACACTACGGGGATTATGAATATGCAATATCATTGTCTGATACAACTGACGAAAGCGAGTCAAGACGACTTGATGCATATGCAACAAGTATATAA
- the LOC112756471 gene encoding DNA mismatch repair protein MSH6 → MRRNTNGRSPLVNQQRQITAFFSKSTSSSPSPSPILSDSKSINNDKTSKLNPNPKLTSASPTPPTPSPSNPKPILLVGASSPLYSDDVIGKRIKVYWPLDKAWYEGTVKSFDNATSKHLVLYDDDEEESLDLSKEKFEWVQDSSSSVKKLKRLRRSCDIPVVRKMVIDDDESDGSPKSVDDGNCGSDDSDEDWGKNAVDEGAEVEDDVELDNEEDDYEDGAAERSKRKSSAKVEPKKRKMSGAEKPEPAKKSKNAGEAGGVKGAFKFSVLEPTSTPDTKKISNGVDNVANDDASERFATRDAQKFRFLREDRRDAKRRRPTDENYDPRTLYLPPDFLRSLSDGQKQWWEFKSKHMDKVLFFKMGKFYELFEMDAHVGVKELDLQYMKGEQPHCGFPERNFSMNVEKLARKGYRVLVIEQTETPVQLELRRKNGSKDKVVRREICAVVTKGTLTDGELLSANPEAAYLMALTEQHENNANEVSERIYGVCIVDVATSRIILGQFKDDLECSALCCILSEIRPVEIVKPAEVLSAETEKVLLKHTRNPLVNELVPNVEFWDAEKTVDQLKRIYRHTDEVSLEDNELGCLPDVLLELVKTVNDNNSALSALGGALYYLKQAFLDEALLRFAHFELLPCSGFGDLASKPYMVLDAAALENLEIFENSRNGDSSGTLYSQLNHCVTAFGKRLLRAWLARPLCHIELIKDRQEAIAGLKGVNLPYALEFRKALSRLPDMERLLARIFSTSEANGRNANKVVLYEDAAKKQLQEFISALRGCELMLQACSSLGVILNDVKSRLLHHLLTPGKELPDVCLALNHFKDAFDWVEANNSGRVIPHEGVDPEYDSACKAVKEIESSLSKHLIEQRKLLGDTSITYVTVGKDTYLLEVPENLRGKVPRDYELRSSKKGFFRYWTPAIKKFLGELSQAESEKESLLKSTLQRLIGRFCENHTKWRQLVSTTAELDVLISLAIARDYYEGPTCRPSFLGMLSTKDSPYLSAKSLGHPVLRSDSLGKGAFVPNDISIGGQHDANFILLTGPNMGGKSTLLRQVCLAVVLAQVGADVPAESFDLSPVDRIFVRMGAKDNIMAGQSTFLTELSETATMLSSATRNSLVALDELGRGTSTSDGQAIAESVLEHFVRKVQCRGLFSTHYHRLAIDYYKDPKVSLCHMACQVGSGTIGVDEVTFLYRLTPGACPKSYGVNVARLAGLPTSVLQKAAAKSKEFEASYGKSRNASLETNSPNQEWVDEMIVVMKMLNKAAANLSYQEGGCDSSLHELKSRARELMQRC, encoded by the exons ATGCGTCGCAACACCAACGGTCGATCGCCGCTGGTGAATCAACAGCGCCAAATCACTGCTTTCTTCTCCAAAtccacttcttcttctccttctccttctccaatTCTCTCCGATTCCAAATCCATCAACAACGATAAAACCTCTAagttaaaccctaaccctaaacttACCTCTGCGAGCCCTACCCCTCCCACGCCTTCCCCTTCTAATCCCAAACCCATTCTTCTCGTCGGAGCTTCTTCTCCTCTATACTCCGATGACGTCATTGGAAAAAGGATCAAGGTTTATTGGCCTCTTGATAAAGCATGGTACGAAGGTACGGTCAAATCGTTCGATAATGCCACTTCTAAGCATTTAGTGTTATACGACGATGACGAAGAGGAATCGCTCGACCTTTCCAAGGAGAAGTTCGAATGGGTTCAGGATTCTTCATCGTCTGTCAAGAAGCTTAAACGGTTGCGTCGCAGCTGCGACATCCCTGTTGTTAGGAAGATGGTGATTGACGACGATGAGAGTGATGGAAGTCCCAAAAGTGTTGATGATGGTAATTGTGGCAGTGATGATTCGGATGAAGATTGGGGGAAGAATGCGGTGGATGAAGGCGCTGAGGTGGAAGATGACGTGGAGCTAGACAACGAGGAAGATGACTATGAAGATGGTGCTGCAGAGAGGtctaaaagaaagtcaagtgcgAAGGTGGAGCCCAAGAAACGGAAAATGAGTGGAGCAGAGAAACCGGAGCCTGCAAAAAAGAGCAAGAACGCCGGGGAAGCTGGTGGTGTTAAGGGAGCTTTCAAGTTCTCAGTATTGGAGCCTACAAGTACTCCGGATA CTAAAAAGATATCTAACGGCGTTGACAATGTGGCAAATGATGATGCCTCTGAAAGATTTGCGACAAGGGATGCTCAGAAATTTCGCTTTCTCAGAGA AGACCGCAGGGATGCTAAACGAAGGCGTCCTACTGATGAAAATTATGATCCAAGAACTCTCTATTTGCCTCCTGATTTCTTAAGGAGTTTGTCAGATGGCCAG AAACAATGGTGGGAGTTCAAGTCAAAGCATATGGACAAAGTTTTATTTTTCAAG ATGGGTAAATTTTATGAACTTTTTGAGATGGATGCACATGTAGGAGTGAAAGAGCTTGACTTGCAGTATATGAAG GGGGAACAACCTCATTGTGGTTTTCCGGAGAGGAATTTCTCAATGAATGTGGAGAAACTTGCTAGGAAG GGTTACCGAGTTCTTGTTATAGAGCAGACTGAAACACCTGTACAGTTAGAGCTTCGTCGCAAGAATGGCTCAAAAGATAAG GTTGTGAGACGGGAAATATGTGCAGTGGTTACAAAAGGCACACTAACTGATGGGGAGTTGCTGTCAGCAAACCCAGAAGCTGCGTATTTGATGGCACTGACAGAGCAACATGAAAACAACGCAAATGAGGTTTCAGAGCGCATTTATGGAGTTTGTATAGTCGATGTTGCCACAAGCAGAATCATTCTTGGACAG TTTAAGGATGACTTGGAATGTAGTGCTTTATGCTGCATCTTGTCTGAGATTAGGCCAGTTGAAATTGTGAAACCTGCTGAAGTGCTCAGTGCTGAAACAGAGAAAGTACTGCTGAAGCATACTAGAAATCCTCTAGTGAATGAATTAGTTCCTAATGTGGAGTTTTGGGATGCTGAAAAAACCGTGGATCAATTGAAGAGAATTTACAGGCACACTGATGAAGTTAGTCTAGAAGATAATGAGCTAGGTTGCTTGCCAGATGTTTTGCTGGAGCTGGTGAAAACTGTCAATGACAATAATAGTGCACTTTCAGCTCTTGGGGGTGCTCTATATTATCTGAAACAGGCTTTCTTAGATGAGGCATTGCTTAGATTTGCACACTTTGAATTACTTCCATGTTCTGGCTTCGGTGATCTTGCCTCAAAACCATACATGGTTCTTGACGCAGCAGCCTTGGAGAATCTTGAAATCTTTGAGAATAGCAGAAATGGAGATTCTTCAGG CACTCTGTATTCCCAATTAAACCATTGTGTTACCGCATTTGGAAAGAGACTACTAAGGGCATGGCTTGCAAGACCATTATGTCATATAGAGTTAATTAAGGATCGCCAGGAAGCCATTGCTGGTTTAAAG GGAGTTAATTTACCTTATGCACTAGAATTTCGAAAAGCTTTGTCAAGGCTACCTGACATGGAGCGATTGCTGGCCCGCATCTTCTCCACTAG TGAAGCTAATGGAAGGAATGCTAATAAAGTGGTTCTGTATGAGGATGCAGCAAAGAAACAACTACAAGAGTTTATTTCTGCTCTTCGTGGTTGTGAACTAATGTTGCAAGCATGCTCTTCTCTTGGCGTTATTCTGAATGATGTCAAATCTAGACTACTCCATCATCTGTTAACACCTG GAAAAGAACTTCCTGATGTCTGCTTGGCTCTGAACCATTTCAAGGATGCCTTTGATTGGGTGGAAGCCAATAACTCAGGCCGTGTAATACCTCATGAAGGAGTTGACCCTGAGTATGACTCAGCCTGTAAGGCAGTTAAAGAAATTGAGTCCAGTTTATCAAAACATCTTATTGAACAAAGGAAATTGCTTGGAGACACATCT ATCACTTATGTCACTGTTGGAAAGGACACATACCTTTTAGAAGTCCCAGAAAATTTGCGTGGGAAAGTTCCTCGGGACTATGAGCTGCGTTCATCTAAAAAA GGCTTCTTTAGGTACTGGACTCCTGCTATTAAAAAGTTCCTGGGAGAACTCTCCCAAGCTGAATCTGAAAAGGAGTCCTTATTGAAAAGTACATTGCAGAGATTAATTGGACGCTTTTGTGAAAATCATACTAAGTGGAGGCAATTGGTGTCTACTACAGCTG AGTTGGATGTTTTGATCAGTTTAGCTATTGCTCGTGATTACTATGAAGGGCCAACATGCAGACCAAGTTTTTTAGGCATGCTATCTACCAAAGACAGTCCTTACCTCTCTGCTAAAAGTTTGGGACACCCAGTCCTTAGGAGTGATTCCTTAGGAAAGGGGGCCTTTGTACCCAATGACATATCAATTGGTGGTCAACACGATGCCAACTTTATTCTTCTAACTGGTCCTAACATGGGTGGAAAGTCAACTCTCCTTCGCCAAGTTTGCTTGGCAGTGGTTTTGGCCCAG GTAGGGGCTGATGTCCCAGCAGAGAGTTTTGATTTGTCACCTGTGGACCGTATCTTTGTTCGCATGGGTGCCAAAGATAATATCATGGCTGGCCAGAGTACATTTTTAACTGAGCTTTCAGAAACTGCAACAATGCTG TCTTCAGCCACTCGTAATTCATTGGTGGCTCTTGATGAGCTTGGGCGTGGGACCTCAACTTCTGATGGGCAAGCCATTGC GGAATCTGTTCTAGAACATTTTGTGCGGAAGGTTCAGTGTCGTGGATTGTTTTCTACACATTATCATCGATTAGCTATCGATTATTACAAAGATCCCAAG GTCTCCCTCTGCCATATGGCATGCCAAGTTGGTAGTGGAACAATTGGCGTGGATGAAGTCACCTTTCTTTATAGGCTGACCCCTGGTGCATGTCCCAAGAGTTATGGTGTTAATGTTGCACGGTTGGCAG GGCTTCCAACTTCCGTGCTTCAGAAGGCTGCTGCTAAGTCTAAAGAATTTGAGGCCTCTTATGGTAAATCTAGAAATGCGTCTCTTGAAACAAACTCTCCAAATCAGGAATGGGTTGATGAGATGATAGTTGTAATGAAAATGTTGAACAAGGCTGCTGCAAATTTGAGTTATCAGGAAGGTGGTTGTGACAGCTCCCTCCATGAACTTAAGAGTAGAGCAAGAGAACTTATGCAGCGATGTTAA